CTCCGACCTGCACCCACCCTCcgctgccatcgccatcTCCCCTTCCGACCCGACCTCCATCGCCAGCCGGCGTCTCGACACCGTCCTCACGGTGGCCCGCCTCGTTTCACGCAGGCGACCATCAAGCTcccgaccccgccgccggtgtcGTCTGTCTGCTCCGCCCTCGTGTGCGGGAGCAGGCCCGaacccaacccccccccccctccataCCCCTCGAGCTCCGGGCACAATACAGctcccgacgacgagagctCGAGTGACGGCAAACCCGTGGCCGCTGGCGACTGGCCGTGCTGCGTCCGCGCCACAGACTCTGGTCTCGCTTCGTCGGGGCCTCAGTCTGaacgcgccgtggccgtcctcgcccgtcgGCCCAAGTCGCGCCATTCCCTCCACGGGGACCAGCCGCGATCGTCCCCGTTCCCCAAAGCATGACTGCTGAGGCCAGGAGTGGTCACCAAGATGTTACAGGCCGCCTCCCCGCGTCAGCAGCCATGCCTTCCCAGACcggaggaagaagagacaGAGCCAACACGCTCGTCTGGCGTTATCGCACGGAGATAGCCGCCAGCACGTCGAGCGTATTCTccacgctcgccgcctttCCGCTCGATAGCGTCAAGACGCGCATGCAAACCTATCAGTATAGTGGCTTCCTCGACTGCGTCAAGCGCACCTACCGCACCGAGCATCTCGCGGGCTTCTTTCGAGGCAagccttgcccttgtcccCCCCCTTCGTGGCCCCCCCCATATACTGACCGCTGAGGCATTCCAGGCGTCACGGCTCCCATGGCCAGCATCACTCTCGTCCGCACCGTCTCCTTTTCCATCTACCAACGAGCCAAATACGCCTATTCCGGCTGGGTCAAGCAAAATTTCGGATACGACATCATTCAGCATGTGAACCGCCCGGGCACATACCCCAACCTCTGGTCGATTGCATGTTTCGGtgcggccggcgcgacggcgggatCCGCTATTACCTTTCTCGCCTGCCCCTTCGAACTGACCAAGCTCTCGGCACAGGTCTCTGTGCTTCTGGCGGAGCGCGCCGGCAGCTGCCAAAAGAGCCGCGCGGTAGCCTCGAGCTACCAGAACAAGGGGACGCTGCGAACCATGGCCAACATCATCAAGCACCGTGGCGTCTTAGGCCTCTACACGGGATTCCGTCTCCATCTCTGTGCGTTCCGAGCCACCCACCCCTACCAGACAACGTATCTGTTGTTATTGACGCTAACCGCATCCCCCTGCAGTGCGCGACACGCTGGGCACGTCCATCTACTTCATGGTGTACGAGAGCGGCAAGCAATTGGGGACGACATTCGCCGGCGACAGTCCAAACAGCAATAAGTTAGCTGTAGTTGCAGCCGGCGGCATGTGCGGGCTCGTCTCGTGGGCCATGATTTGTGAGTCGACGCACGCGCCCTCTGCACGGCCTGGACGCACCGCAGCTAACCAACCCTGCAGACCCTATCGATTCCGCCAAGAGCATCTACCAGCGCAA
The genomic region above belongs to Purpureocillium takamizusanense chromosome 5, complete sequence and contains:
- a CDS encoding uncharacterized protein (TransMembrane:1 (o262-282i)~EggNog:ENOG503P0U0~COG:C) — translated: MTAEARSGHQDVTGRLPASAAMPSQTGGRRDRANTLVWRYRTEIAASTSSVFSTLAAFPLDSVKTRMQTYQYSGFLDCVKRTYRTEHLAGFFRGVTAPMASITLVRTVSFSIYQRAKYAYSGWVKQNFGYDIIQHVNRPGTYPNLWSIACFGAAGATAGSAITFLACPFELTKLSAQVSVLLAERAGSCQKSRAVASSYQNKGTLRTMANIIKHRGVLGLYTGFRLHLLRDTLGTSIYFMVYESGKQLGTTFAGDSPNSNKLAVVAAGGMCGLVSWAMIYPIDSAKSIYQRNSLLHSRGEKVDPAPKIEFFKRHMYRGLGVSMSRSCVVNAIFFSSFEFIKKRIKEDGKPKGAI